TGCCCGCCGACCTCGCCGCGCTGAAGGAGCGTGTGGCCACGATCCTTCGCAACTACTCCAACGAAACTCTCGCCTCCATCACCGGCTACGAGTACCTGCGGAACATCTATTCTGCACAATCAGCTTAAGGAAATGGTATCATCCTGAGTCGTCCCGACCGGGCGCGTCCAGGGAGGGTGAAAGGAGATCGATCGTGAGCACCGATGCTGCGGAATGAGCCGAACAGCCTCGCGCAGTTTGCGAGGCTTCCCGTAGTTGTTGCTGCGACTTCATCAGTCGCCGGTGACCGGCTGCGCCCGCGCCTTTCTCTTCACCACGCGATGACGTCGTCGGGGAAGTCTGCGCCGGCCGACTTGCGCGTCTAGACCGCCGCCTTCGCCTCCTGCGGCGGGGCGGTGCGCAGGTCCTTGCGCAGGATCTTGCCCACGTTGCTCTTGGGGAGCTCGGCGCGGAACTCCACCTGCTTGGGCACCTTGTACGAGGTCATCTGCTCGCGGCAGTGGCGGACCACGTCCTCGGCGGTCAGCGCGGCGCTCTTCTTCACGATCACCGCCTTCACCGCCTCGCCGGTGCGCTCGTCGGGAACGCCGATCACGCCCACCTCGGCCACCTCCGCGAGCTGGGCGATCACCTCCTCGACCTCGTTCGGGTAGACGTTGAAGCCGCTCACCAGGATCATGTCCTTCTTCCGGTCCACGATCCGCACGTAGCCGTCGCTGTCCATCGCGGCGATGTCGCCGGTGTGCAGCCAGCCGTCGGCGTCGATCACCTTCGCGGTCTCGTCGGGGCGCTGCCAGTAGCCGGGCATCACCTGCGGTCCCTTCACCAGCAGCTCGCCGGGCTCGCCCTCGGCCACCGGCGCGCCGGCTTCGTCCACCAGGATCAGGTCGGTCGAGGGGAGCGGGACGCCGATCGTCCCGTCCTTCACCAGTCCCCCGATGGGGTTGAAGGTCACCACCGGCGACGTCTCCGTAAGCCCGTAGCCTTCCACGACGGGCGTTCCCGTCACCTCCTTCCACCGCGCGGCCACGGCCGAGTGCAGCGCCATCCCCCCGGCCAGCGAGGCGACCAGGTGCTTCGGCGGAGCGCTGCGGAACCATTCCTCGTTCAGCAGCGCGTTGTACAGCGTGTTCACGCCGGTGAACCAGGTGATGGGGTACTTCGCCCACGCCTTCTTCAGGGCGGTGATCGGCCGCGGGCTGGGCACCATCACGTCGCGCGCGCCCACGGCGTAGAACAGCAGCAGGTTCACCGTGAACGCGAAGATGTGGTAGAAGGGGAGCGCCGTCAGCACGCACTCCTCGCCGGTGCGCAGGAAGTGCTGGCTGACCTCCTCCAGCTGCATGGTGTTCGCCAGCAGGTTGCGGTGCGTGAGCAGGGCGCCCTTGCTGACGCCCGTGGTGCCGCCGGTGTACTGCAGTGCCGCTCCGTCGTCCAGCTCCAGGTGTGCCACGTAGTGCGGCACCTTCGCCGTCTTCAGCGCCGCCTTCCCGGCCTTCATCGCCGCGGAGAACGTGGTGTGCGCCACCTTCGGCTTCGGCACCTCCTTCCGCACGTGCTTCAGCACCGTCTTGATGAGGATGCGGCGCAGCGGCGCGAACATCTCCGCGATGCTCACCAGCACCACCGTCTCGACCTTCGTGGCGGGGACGACGGCGGGAAGGCGGTCGGCGAACATGTCGAGGATCACCAGCGCCCGCGCGCCCGAGTCCGAGAACTGGTGCGTCATCTCGGGCGCGGTGTAGAGCGGGTTGGTGTTCACCAGGATGCAGCCGGCCTTCAGGATGCCGAACGCCGCCACCACGTACGCCAGGCAGTTGGGAAGCTGCACCGCCACCCGGTCGCCCGCCTGCAGCCCCAGCGTCTCGCGCAGGTACGCGGCGAAGGCGTCGCTCAGCCGGTCCGTCTGCGCGAAGGTGAGCGACGCGTCCATCCCGTTGGGCATGCACTGCGTGAACGCCGTGCGCGGCCCGAACTGGCTGGCCACGTAGCGAAACATGTCCGGCAGGTGCTTGTAGGGGATGGGGGGGATTTCGGTACGCGTTCCCTGGACGTAGTGGCTGGTCCACGGGCGGTGGGGCATGGGCCACCTCTGGGCGGGAGAGGAAGACGGATGGCGATGCGTGCTTCCCCAAATCGTAGGCGACGGAAGCGGATTCAACAAGGAAGCCGGGAGGATGTCCGTCGAGCGGCCGTAGCGCCGCCGTCCTCCCCGCCCTCCACCTCACTCCGAGAGAATCGTCTTCCCGGCTTCGCTCAGTAATGCCCGCCGCACTGCCACTTC
This genomic interval from Longimicrobium sp. contains the following:
- a CDS encoding AMP-binding protein, whose translation is MPHRPWTSHYVQGTRTEIPPIPYKHLPDMFRYVASQFGPRTAFTQCMPNGMDASLTFAQTDRLSDAFAAYLRETLGLQAGDRVAVQLPNCLAYVVAAFGILKAGCILVNTNPLYTAPEMTHQFSDSGARALVILDMFADRLPAVVPATKVETVVLVSIAEMFAPLRRILIKTVLKHVRKEVPKPKVAHTTFSAAMKAGKAALKTAKVPHYVAHLELDDGAALQYTGGTTGVSKGALLTHRNLLANTMQLEEVSQHFLRTGEECVLTALPFYHIFAFTVNLLLFYAVGARDVMVPSPRPITALKKAWAKYPITWFTGVNTLYNALLNEEWFRSAPPKHLVASLAGGMALHSAVAARWKEVTGTPVVEGYGLTETSPVVTFNPIGGLVKDGTIGVPLPSTDLILVDEAGAPVAEGEPGELLVKGPQVMPGYWQRPDETAKVIDADGWLHTGDIAAMDSDGYVRIVDRKKDMILVSGFNVYPNEVEEVIAQLAEVAEVGVIGVPDERTGEAVKAVIVKKSAALTAEDVVRHCREQMTSYKVPKQVEFRAELPKSNVGKILRKDLRTAPPQEAKAAV